The following is a genomic window from Novipirellula aureliae.
TCAACAACAAGTCGGTATTCTTGCCCATCGCACTGACGACCATCACGACACGGTGACCTTGCTTCTGAGCGCGAATCGCCTTGCGGGCCGCTGCACGAATCTTCTCGACATCCGCTACGCTGGTGCCGCCAAATTTTTGTACGATTAAAGACATTGGAAAGACGGGATTGGATAAAGAGTTGAGTGGTTTTGAAATTTAATGTTCTGATTCAATAAAATGACCGATCAAATCCCAGCCGTTAGCGAAGTTGAGGCCGGAGTTTTCCGCCGCTTTTTCATCATAGCTAGTTTCTGAATCAGGATCGATTCCCGTCCCTGAGATTAACCATGGGACCATGGCGTGCGTGTGTTTCTTGGTACGACAATAGGTTGGATGATCGGGCGTGATCAAGATACGATAGTCCCCTTTTGCGGACAACGCTTTGATGAGCGGGTCGACAATTTGTTTGTCAATTTGCTCGATCGCTTCAATCTTCGCATCGTGACGTCCTTCATGTGACGCTTCGTCGGGGGCTTCAACATGGACGCACACCAAATCATAAGTTTGCAACGCTTTGATCGCCGCACGCCCCTTGGCGGCGTAATCGGTATCGAGATACCCGGTCGCTCCTTCGACATCGATGCGTGGCCAACCAACGAGCGCCGCGATGCCTCGCAGTAAATCGACCGCCGTAATCATGACGCCTCTGACGCCATGCAGCGATTCAAAGGAGGGCAGTTTTGGTGCATCCCCCAGTCCCCATAGCCAAACGCTCGTGACCGGTCGTTTGCCGGCCGCCACACGTCGTTTGTTAACCGGATGGTCAGCAAAAACGTCTGCGGAACGGTTCATCAAACGGACCAGCCAATCACTGCCAGGACCTCGCGGGAAATCGTTGCTGACTGGCAGATCGGTTAGGTCGTGTGGAGCCGTGCTGCGAGTGTCCTTGGAAAACGGAGCTGCAATCGATTCGCTACCGCGAAAAATAAGAAGGTTTCGATAACTGACCCCAGGAACAAAGTTCAATCTCGATTCGATTGGATCTTCGCTGCGGAGTTCTGCTTGCAGCGATTCGAGTAGCTCGGTTGCTTCTTCGGTCGTCACATGATCGGCGGTGAAGTCAACCATCGTTTGCTCTTCGATCGTGACGAGGTTACAGCGAACGGCCCAATCACCAGGCTCGAGCGTGATACCCTGTGCAGCGGCTTCCAAGGGTGCTCGTCCGGTAAAGTAGCGGTCCGGGTCGTATCCGAGCAAGCATAGATTCGCAACTTCGCTGCCAGCGGGAAGGTGGTCTGGAGTGTTGTTTGCGAGCCCTAATTTGCCATTTTTCGCCAATTCGTCCATCGCCGGAACATTGGCGACTTCAAGCGGCGTGCGACCACCAAGAGCTTCAATCGGCTCGTCGGCACAACCGTCGGGGATGACGATGACATATTTCATAGCGAATCAGACTTAGGAAGAAGTTCAGGGTACTCGATTTCGAAAAGGAGCAGTTTGATTCAGTCTTCGTAAGTACGAAAGGGGGGTACCCGCTATCTGACTCTGCACTGAAAGCGAATCGTCACACTTTCGCCGACTTTCAATTCGTCGGTAAGCTTCCACTGCAACGTCAACGAATCGCCATCGTTCGACTCGGACGCGAATATGGCTCCGCCGCTGCAGGTTTGACTTCCATCGATGTATTCGAGTCGGGTCGTCAGGTTATCCGTAAGCGTCACGTCATGGACCGCGGAATCGCCGATATTTTCAACTCGAATGGCAAATGTGACCCGCTCGCCCGGTTGTGCATGTTTTCGATCGGCCAGCTTGACGATCTGCAAACGTCCTGCGTCGGGAAAATCGTAAACCGTTAGCTCTTCAACCCGTTGATCACGTGTCAAAGTGGGAGCTTTCAGGTCTTCGATCGCCACCTCGACCGATTCATCGATTGTCCACGAAACCGCTGCGGACGCCGCTTCTTGAAGCAACGCCAATTGGTTCTCTTGGAGCTGGTTAAGCTCAAGCGCCGACAGACCAACCAAGACCGCCAAAACGTCCTCGGCAACGACCGGCTGGAGTACATTCTCGACGCGGACACCACGGTTACGATCCCGCATGGCGTCGACGCGGTGAGCCACTTCCGCACGAGCCAATTCGGTTGTGTCACTGACGGTCAAATTCGGTTGCTCGTACTGAACCCGATTCGGGCCGACGGGCCGATCGACTCCGGCCAAACCGATGGTGCGGCCTCCCGATCGTGCGCCTGTGATTTTTCGAACCGAAGCGAATCGTGGTGCATAAAGACAAGTTGGATTGCTTTCTTGAATGTCAATATCGCCTGCTTCGGTCGTGTAATGGACGACGGTGTCTTGCAGATTTAATCCCGCCAAACGCTCATTGCGTTTCAAAAAAACTTGGGGAGCTTGGTCGCCCCCGTTGCAAATAAATTCGTTGGGGTCGATCCCATAAACGTTAGGGTTGACTGGAAGGGGGGCGGCATAGCCGTGCGGAGTGGTTGGGCAAGCGGTTTGGCTGCATGCCTCACAAGGGGGACCACAGCCATCACCAACCGAAAACGTTTCGGATTCACAGCCAACATCACCACCGGTACTGCTGATGTCACCGCATGACGCCGAGTAGCCAACCGTCGTTTCGTCGACTGGCTCGATGCAACCGACTTGAGCGATGGGATCGCTTGATGAAACAGCTTCGCTTCCTGAGCCGTAGGCGCTAGCCTCGGGTGCCATTGTCTGCTGATCGGTATTCTCGGAACCCGCGGCCAGCGCCGTCGGCTCACGATAATTGCTAGCCACCGGCTGCGTCTTTTGCATAGGCATTTGACAGCCAGTAGCCATCACGAGCAAAAAACAAGCGGCTAGAGTAATCTTCATTTGAGTGATCGTCATCATTGCACCGCTACGGGATGGTAGATTGGAGCCCAAAGGGGGTAGCCGAAGAAGAACTGAGGCATCAATGCGTCAGCGGTTGGTGGGGCAACCGACCCGATTCGCACGATCGCAACCGGACGTCCAAATCGATCGCCAACCTCCAGTGCATCTTGGTATTCGGCCAGATCAATGGTTCGTGAGGTCGTCGGTGTTTCGGCAATTGGCGCGGCAGTATCGGGGTCTTCCAAATAGATCACACGCGTAACGAGCTGCCCATCGAGTGCCGCTTCGAAATCGTCTTGATCCAAATTGACTGGAATCGGAAAGGAAGTCGCAAGTCCGGGTGGTGGATAGATACGATCGATCAATTCAATCGTTGGATACAACTCCGCACCCTCGGCACCTGGGATCCCCGTAATGCGGAAACGATAAACACCACCCACCATCAAGCCTGCTTGCAATGACGGGTCAGGTTGACCAAACAGGTTGACACTTTCGGGCATCGAAAATCCGACGCCCTTAGGTCCAGAAAAGGCAACGGGTTGAAAGTATCCCTGAACCGCGCCCGGCCCCAATAGTCGTGATTGTCCGACAATGCCGGGTGGCATGGCGTCGGTCAAGACGCGGTGCTGTCCGCTCGAGCTCAAGAAGCTGCTCGGTTCAGCCGCGTTGGATACGGTGGAAATCGCGAAGCTAGGGATAGCCAGCAACACGCCAGCGATGGCGGTTACAAGAATCCGCAGCGGAGATCTTGAACGACGTGTCATGGAAGCATTCGCTGGTTGAAAAGTCAACAAAAATTGAGCAATTTGCAAAAGAAACGCGACGTTTGTTATTAGCAACCGTCGCGTTTCGCTATCTATCGTTTTGGCACGTTTACGGTTGGCTATTCGAATCGACCTGCTGAGAAGCGTGCTGGTAGATACCGCGTCCGTAAGGAACACCAGGGTTGATGTTCTGTTCGGTGATGTTGATGCGGCTAACCGGATTCGGATAACTGTATCCAGGTTGCATACGTACGCCGATCTTGACTTTGTCCACAGGTTGTGGAATGTGCATCGGGGTGTGGTTACGAATGACGTGCTTTTTGAGACCCGCAGGGTGTCCGAGTGGAATGTGTGGTGGTCCCGCCAACCCAATCGGCGTGCCGGAGATCGGCATTCCGTATTGAGGAGCGTTCATACCAGCGACCATGCCAGGAAGTCCCATGGGCTGCGAAGCATATTGTCCGCCTCCGCTGCCATCGGGGCAACCACAACCTTCGGTCATTGCTGCGGCAAACGGTGCGGGCAAACCAGCGATCGGGGCCCCCATCATGCCGCCCATCGACCCCATGTTTCCGCCAATTCCACCGGCTCCGGTCATTTCGATATCCTTGTCCCCTAAGCGGATGATCGCAAGAATCGATCCACGTCGATCGGCTTCCACGATAGGGTCGATACCTGGATCGAGACGCGTGCTAACGAGCGTGTCGATACCGGCCAAAGCAGGCCCTTGGAAATCGGGATCGGGAAGGTAAATGACTTTGGTGACAAAGTTGCCAGTCAAAACTTGGTCGAAATCTTCAGGTGTGAATTGAAGCGGAACCGAATTGTGGGCCAGGTAGGCTCCGGTTCGAGGACTTGCATACGCCAATTCTACCGTTGGGTACAGTTCGACGCCTTCACGCGACGGGATATTGGTCAGCTTCAAGCGATACAAACCACCTTGCGGGAAGTTTTGGCGAGCCGGAACGACAAGCGGTTCGCTGTCGAACATGCCTGCACCGGTCGCATCATAGCGAACGTGCATTCCATCAGGCGATCCCAGAGTGACTTGGACCGTTGAAGGGACGCTTGGCATCATCGGCATCATCGAAGCAACGCCGCCACCGGCGGGAATGTTCGAATACTGGCCACCGCCGATGCCGAGCAGACCACCGTCGCCGCATGAACCGGAATTGCATCCGCTACATTCGGGACCGCAGCTTGCTAGCTGGATGTCGCTGCTGTTACCGTTTGCCGCCATTGGCATGGGGCCGAGCGGAGCACTCCGCATCACGTCGGGTCCTGCAGCACCGATCGCGCCCTCGGGCATGGGACCACTGCCCCTATCGAATCCACCGGCTCCCATCATAGGCATTCCCCCGCCCATGTTTGGCATGGCCCCCATGCCGGGTGCCATTTGTTGTGGTCCTAAAACGCCTGGTCCCGGACCGCCGACACCTGGACCGGGTTCCAGCAAACGCTGATCCGGTGGCAAGTTGTGGCGAACCGGCACGCACCCGGAGGCGAGCACCGCCGTGGCCGCCAATAGCGACAAATGAGTGACGATCCGTTTCATCTTTCCCCCCGTTCCTTGGGTGTGATGTACCGTGTGGTCTGTCCCCCGCGAAACGCGAAAGCCAAGCTGCGGCGACACCTTCTTAAATTGTTTCAGTAACTATGATCGATCTGGGTGGACGCGCTGCCAAAACAATCGTTACGATTCGTTCGGTATGCGGCCAGACCTTTCTTCGTTATGGGTCATCGGCACAATTCACGCCACATCTTTGGAAAAATCGGCACAACCCGACTATGAAGATCGATCGCTACAATCTTTCTCACCCGACTCCGATGATGCGAGCTCGTTTCACGGCAGTCTGTTTCACACGGAAGCGTTCCGCTGGGAAAGTTTTTTTCGCGTTTTTCACGCTGTTTTTGAGCATTTCCATCGTTCCTAGTCTTGCCCAGTCGACCGACCCTGGCTCGCATTCGCCCACCGGAACGACGGAGCAGAGTGCAAAACAAAATCAGAAAAATTTTTCCGAAGATTCAACGAGATCCCATCAAGCAGCGACGAAATTACTGCGACGAATCGTTTTTCAGCTCGCCGCTGGTCCTGCCTTCGAATCAAAAGTCCGTGAGCGTGTATGGACGACGGGTCGAGAGGTCGTCGGCGTGGGTACCTACGAGCAATCCGGGAACAAGACCGGGCAATTTCACCTCCAAATGACGATGCACGATGGTGATGACAAACACACACTCGAGCAAATTAGTGATGGGCGATTGGCCTGGACACGAACCCAAATTGCTGGCGAAGTCAGCTTGCGACGTGTCGACGTAAGTCGGCTTGACGAGTGGTCGAACTCGCCTGACAGCGAAAACGAACTGGCGCTACGGCTGCGCGTCGGTGGATGGATCGAAATGCTAGAATCCCTCGAACAAAACCGCCAATTGCATGTCGATAGTGCAACGATGAACGAACAATCGGTCTGGGTGATCACCGCAACCATGAGCAAAGAGCAAACCGAGGAACTAATGCGTACCAGCGGACGCACGCAGTGGCCCGTTCTTTATCCAGCAAAAATTCGTGTTGCCATTTCTAAAACGGGTAGTAAGGAAACAGGATTTGGAAAATTCTTGCCGGTACGATTTGAATACTGGAGTCAACCGATGGCTGACCCCGCGGAACCCAAAACCGATCAACCGCCTGAGATGACCGAGCGAATGATTTCACTGATCGAGCTGTATGCGATACGAGAGATCTCGCCACCTCCGATCGAGCGGTTTCGCTTTGAGAATCGCGACGCCGAAGTCAATTTCACGAACGAAACCAGCCGCTATTTAAAACAATTTGGTGTCGAAGTCGCCGACACCGGTTCACGGTTGTTTTAGTCAAACGAGGTACAGGAGCGTTGTTGCCTTCGAACCGATTTTGAAAAGGCAAAAAAAAGGGCTCCACCGAAGAATCGATGGGTTGATTCATCAATCCCAAGTACCGAAGAGTAGGTTTTTCAGGCACCGCAGGGCAAAAAGGGAATGCCTTCGGTGCATCGGCAATCGGACGTTCAAAAGTAAACCTCGGCAAAACAAGCCGCTTTATCGAGACCAAGCGAGACATGCTTCCCGCCCTGACCCAGTTATCCTAAGTACGTTGCTCGTCAGCCGAGCTTACCTCGAATGGCGTGGGCTTAAGCAATTTTGGGGCGTGAAACATCCTTTCGTCGAGCTTGTCTCGGCGGAGCAAACAAGTGGCGGCTACAAACCGCATGCCCGAAAGAAATTCGCCCCACCCCCACGAATCGCCTCGGGGCGATTCGTGGGGGTGGGGCGAGCGTGGAATTTTGCGTTCATGGTAGCTGCCACCTGTTGCTCCGCCCGGACAAGCCGGACGGAAGCAGAAAAACCCCCCCACTGTGAAACTCACTCCGTTTTTCTTCAGTCCACGCCATGCGGGCTTACCTCGTTTGGAAAGGGAAAAGGTGACGAAAGGGAAAAGGTGACGGGGGGATTTTTTTGCCGGAGGATTTTTTGCCAAGCACAGCCTATTTCCTCGGTATGTCATTCTTTCGTGGACGGCCAACGGGGCGCATCGTGTACCACAGACCATGTTTTTCGGCCACTTCATCTACCCATACCTCATCTCCAAATGGTCGGCCACGATTTACACACGTTCGCATAACATCAAGTTCAATCCCTGTCAGCGGTGCATTCACGCGATCAATCCAATTCGCAAGTCGAGGAATAGGCCAAGGTGAAAGAATGGAGGGTTCCGGTTCGCTCGACTGCCTCCAGCGGTATAGCGAGCCGAACTGCCAATCCTCCGCGGAGGCAACCATTGACGCACGCAAAGGATTCCGCTCGACATAACGACATACGGCATAAAAGTGTCCATCACTTTGAACTGGAAAGCTTTTGAACCGAGATTGGTAGAGATGCCCGTAACCATGTTTCTTATAGTGACCATGGTAGCGCAGCGTATGTGTGGCTGACACCCACCGCAAGAGTCGCCCCATCGCACCGTCCTTACTAGGACGCACGACAAGATGCCAATGATTAGTCATCAAAGTAAATGCAAATAGTTTTACCGGGTATTTCTGCAAACCTTCGTGAAGAATGCGAATAAATGCTTCGAAATCTGCTGGTTTGTTGAAGATCGGTTGGCGATTGTTGCCGCGATTGAGTGCATGGTAAATGACGCCGGCTTCGTCTGACCGTTTTTGACGTGGCATTTTGAACAATCCTTTCATCAAACTAAATTGACAAGAAACATGTTATCAGCGTCTCTGCCCAACAAATTCCCCCCCGTCACCTTTTCCGCGAGTCCGTCACCTTTTCCGCGAGTCACCCGACGGAGGCACGTATGGGTTTTCTGGGTTTGAAGATTTGCCGACGGCAACGAAGGGACGCCGTTTGGGGAGTAGCTTGTCGCGTGATATGAATACGGTGCAAGCGAACGGCATGAGGTATGCAATCGTACGTGCCGCTTGCGTGGTGCTCATCGAAAAGCCGAGCACCAGTTTGCCGGCGAAGAAAACACTGATCGTGAAGATTGAAAAAATGTAGACGAGTCGGACAACCCATACATTGCGGCGAACCAGACCGTAGGCGAGTGAGGGAAAGACGATAAACCGAGATGCCATAACCAGCAGCGAATCATCCTGCCCGTCAGCTATGTCTCGATAAGTTGTTCCCAGTAACAAGAAAAGCAAAATCGCGGCAAGCACGTCTAAATATCGCTGAAGAAACATCTTTCTAGAATCTCACTTCAGATGCGATATAAATGGGACGATCAATTGTTCGGGATGGTGTTTCTTATACGCTGCGTTGTAGCGAATTGCAAAGTCTTCCATATCTTCAACCCATACACTCGGGCCGTATAGAGACTTGATTCTTGCGAGTACTAGTAGACCATCTGAGGTCACAAGCGAGTACTTTAATGTCAGCGTTTGCAGTTCTGAGAAGCGAGAGATTTCTTTGATTCCATCGTCTGTAATCCCCGAGCCATATAAATTAATTTTACGCAAAGCGCAGTTTGCGTCCCATGCCCGAAACCCAATGCCGGTCAATCCGCGATGATTGCCTAAATTAAGCTGCTCCAAGCGGTGTAGACGAGAAAGCTGTTCGAGGTCAGAGTCGCTAAATTCCATTTCTATCCTATCTGGATCCTCTTTAATTGCATCTATAAATATTTGGTCTCCAACAAACGGCACTAGGATATCAAGTCGTGTGAGCTTCTCCATTTTTGAGATCAGGAGCCTAGCATCTTTTGTCATTCTGCAATCTGTCATGTGCAGACTATATATTGGCAATTTGCTGAATGGTTCGAAATCGTCTGCATCGAGAGAAAGCCCTACAAGGTCGATCGTCTGACATTTGCCCAATGCACTAATTCTGTCTAAAGAATAGTGCAAAGATTTATTTTTTCGAATAGTAATGCCTGTAATTCTTCCGTTAGCCAAATCTAATTCGAGCGACTTGTTCTTGTCCGCATATCTAACTAGTTCGTTAGTGGAACTGCCACAACCTCCGATGAACACAGCAACAAAAAACAATGAAATCAGACGCCGGATGAAGTTGGATCTATTCATAATTGCCAACTCGCGTGCTACTGAAGCCGGTTTTTGTCCGAACCGCCTCATAGAACTCTTTCGTTCTTTCGACGTCATGGTAAAACTGATAGGAATGAGTTGTTCTGTCATTTGGCGTCACGATTTCTTCATCGACCCATCGTGAGAGGACAATGTCCACGTTATCTGCACCAAACCATTCCACGAATATATTCCCCACGGTTGATGTATCGGCCATTGCGGTGAAGGCCATTAGTTCGTACGCATGCAGGCCTATTCCGGTGGGATCGTCTTGGGGATGCATGGTGTTGGTCAACTCGTACCACTCTTCGCGTGGCACGCCAAGAAGTAATGGATTGCCCGTATGGATGAGGCGATAGTATCGATTACGGGTGCTGCCATCTGGGAGCAGAGACTGCTCGACAACGTATCGAAAACGCCAAACATCGTCAGGGGGCAATAAGTAACCCGCTGTATTGTCAACGAAGGGGTCTGCGAAAAAGTTGATGGCTGTTGCATAATCTTCGAGCTTCCCGTTATAGGAAGACGAGTCAATTCCGAAACGAGGTACCTCTGGCGTTGCTTTCGCCAGCGACTGTTTTGAAACATTGTTTAGCCTCCAAAGCTGGTTGGTGGCTATGTCATCGGGATTATAAAAATTGATCCATTTACCGGCTGATGCGTGAGTACCAGCCATGTAGAACGAACCTGCGTTGTCGTCAGTCGCTTCACCATCGGACCAATAACGATACAAGTCTTGATGGGATGGGTTGGCAATGTTGTTCAGTGTTACATCCACCGACAGGTCGTCGTTTTTGTAGGCTAATAAGTGTGCGTCAGTATTTGATTCACCGTAGATACCCGCTGAAACGGCGGCCTGCATTGCCACGTAACTAGTAACCAGTTCTCCTCCGTATTCTACGGCATGTATACGAAGTGCTTCCGCAGCGACGACGTTACCTTGGCTATGCGCTAGCAAATGCGTGTCCCCCTCGCTTAACTCGTCAGCGATGAAGTTTCGCAACGCACGGCCTGAACGCCATGCTTGAAATTCGCTGGGGTTGAACGTGAGATCTCGAACACCCTCAGTACTTCCCTCTCCATCATAAAAGTTTGGCCAACTAAATGAAACCGCA
Proteins encoded in this region:
- a CDS encoding cofactor-independent phosphoglycerate mutase translates to MKYVIVIPDGCADEPIEALGGRTPLEVANVPAMDELAKNGKLGLANNTPDHLPAGSEVANLCLLGYDPDRYFTGRAPLEAAAQGITLEPGDWAVRCNLVTIEEQTMVDFTADHVTTEEATELLESLQAELRSEDPIESRLNFVPGVSYRNLLIFRGSESIAAPFSKDTRSTAPHDLTDLPVSNDFPRGPGSDWLVRLMNRSADVFADHPVNKRRVAAGKRPVTSVWLWGLGDAPKLPSFESLHGVRGVMITAVDLLRGIAALVGWPRIDVEGATGYLDTDYAAKGRAAIKALQTYDLVCVHVEAPDEASHEGRHDAKIEAIEQIDKQIVDPLIKALSAKGDYRILITPDHPTYCRTKKHTHAMVPWLISGTGIDPDSETSYDEKAAENSGLNFANGWDLIGHFIESEH
- a CDS encoding DUF11 domain-containing protein translates to MKITLAACFLLVMATGCQMPMQKTQPVASNYREPTALAAGSENTDQQTMAPEASAYGSGSEAVSSSDPIAQVGCIEPVDETTVGYSASCGDISSTGGDVGCESETFSVGDGCGPPCEACSQTACPTTPHGYAAPLPVNPNVYGIDPNEFICNGGDQAPQVFLKRNERLAGLNLQDTVVHYTTEAGDIDIQESNPTCLYAPRFASVRKITGARSGGRTIGLAGVDRPVGPNRVQYEQPNLTVSDTTELARAEVAHRVDAMRDRNRGVRVENVLQPVVAEDVLAVLVGLSALELNQLQENQLALLQEAASAAVSWTIDESVEVAIEDLKAPTLTRDQRVEELTVYDFPDAGRLQIVKLADRKHAQPGERVTFAIRVENIGDSAVHDVTLTDNLTTRLEYIDGSQTCSGGAIFASESNDGDSLTLQWKLTDELKVGESVTIRFQCRVR
- a CDS encoding transposase, yielding MPRQKRSDEAGVIYHALNRGNNRQPIFNKPADFEAFIRILHEGLQKYPVKLFAFTLMTNHWHLVVRPSKDGAMGRLLRWVSATHTLRYHGHYKKHGYGHLYQSRFKSFPVQSDGHFYAVCRYVERNPLRASMVASAEDWQFGSLYRWRQSSEPEPSILSPWPIPRLANWIDRVNAPLTGIELDVMRTCVNRGRPFGDEVWVDEVAEKHGLWYTMRPVGRPRKNDIPRK